In one window of Haemophilus parainfluenzae DNA:
- a CDS encoding GNAT family N-acetyltransferase, translated as MSLQHHDNGEQGAFFLLDEQGKKIAKLTYFYETPDTINANHTFVDNSLRGQGVADKLYQALIHFIQAKKLTLHPTCSYIARKWERTQSAQSQA; from the coding sequence ATGAGTCTTCAGCATCATGATAATGGTGAGCAGGGAGCGTTTTTCTTACTCGATGAGCAAGGGAAGAAAATCGCGAAACTCACCTATTTTTATGAAACACCCGATACCATCAATGCTAATCATACGTTTGTTGATAATTCTCTTCGAGGACAAGGTGTGGCAGACAAACTCTATCAAGCCTTAATTCATTTTATCCAGGCTAAAAAGCTGACATTGCACCCAACTTGTAGCTATATTGCAAGAAAATGGGAACGAACCCAATCTGCTCAATCCCAAGCTTAA
- the tadA gene encoding tRNA adenosine(34) deaminase TadA, translated as MRSDLDEKFMQHALMLADRAEALGEIPVGAVLVDDEGNILGEGWNLSIIENDPTAHAEIVALRNAAQHIQNYRLLNTTLYVTLEPCTMCAGAILHSRIKRLVFGASDYKTGAVGSRFHFFDDYKMNHTLQISSGVLAEKCGQKLSDFFKKRREQKKEEKREKTLPLDVESQS; from the coding sequence GTGCGGTCAGATTTAGACGAGAAATTTATGCAACACGCCCTGATGCTTGCCGATCGTGCAGAAGCACTCGGCGAGATTCCTGTCGGGGCTGTGTTGGTAGATGATGAAGGAAATATTCTCGGTGAAGGCTGGAATTTATCTATCATTGAAAATGATCCGACAGCTCACGCTGAAATTGTCGCATTGCGTAATGCCGCACAACATATTCAAAATTATCGTCTGCTCAATACCACACTCTATGTCACCCTTGAGCCTTGTACCATGTGTGCGGGCGCGATTTTACATAGCCGTATTAAACGATTAGTCTTCGGTGCATCAGATTATAAAACAGGGGCTGTAGGTTCTCGTTTCCACTTTTTTGATGATTATAAAATGAACCACACACTACAAATTTCATCTGGCGTGTTGGCAGAAAAGTGTGGTCAGAAATTGAGTGATTTTTTCAAAAAGAGACGAGAGCAGAAAAAAGAAGAAAAGCGGGAAAAGACTCTCCCGCTTGATGTTGAATCACAATCTTAA
- a CDS encoding prepilin peptidase — protein MMILAFFLLGGLAGIFVWLYIDRFIPNLQQEIYQNYIELYPENRYLFHSKKTAIKSQKCGHILLYFLGFGLCFAVLYYFLQDELFTLWLAITLSLLFVISWLDWHYQLISPTPCLFLFFLGLFGAHQEFSILTLSQSLESAVSFFSVFYIIYHLSKWFYKKEALGRGDYWLALGIGAYLTIAHLPLFLFIACLLGIIVYWISRKPVLPFAPFLCLSLIITSAITL, from the coding sequence ATGATGATATTAGCCTTTTTCTTATTGGGTGGTTTAGCGGGTATCTTTGTTTGGCTTTATATTGATCGTTTTATCCCCAATCTCCAACAAGAAATTTATCAGAACTATATTGAACTTTATCCTGAAAATAGGTACTTATTTCACAGCAAAAAAACAGCAATTAAATCTCAAAAGTGCGGTCATATTTTGCTTTATTTTTTAGGGTTTGGACTCTGTTTTGCTGTACTCTATTATTTTCTTCAGGATGAATTATTTACTTTATGGCTAGCAATTACGCTTAGTCTACTTTTTGTTATCAGTTGGCTAGACTGGCATTATCAACTGATTTCACCTACACCTTGCCTCTTTTTATTTTTCCTAGGTTTATTCGGCGCACACCAAGAGTTTTCAATCCTGACACTTTCTCAAAGTTTAGAAAGTGCGGTTAGTTTTTTCAGTGTTTTTTATATTATCTATCATTTGTCTAAATGGTTTTATAAGAAGGAAGCATTAGGCCGTGGTGATTATTGGCTTGCTTTAGGAATAGGTGCTTATCTCACCATCGCACACTTACCACTTTTCTTATTCATCGCCTGTCTATTAGGTATCATAGTCTATTGGATTTCTCGCAAACCTGTTTTACCTTTTGCGCCCTTTCTTTGCTTATCTTTAATCATCACCAGTGCAATAACCCTATAA
- a CDS encoding sulfite exporter TauE/SafE family protein — protein sequence MLTFILLCLLVGAIVGFLAGLFGIGGGLVIVPTLVYLLPMMGIPDQMLMSTALGTSFATIVITGFSSAQRHHKLGNIVWSAVKVLAPVMMITVFISGLFIGKLDRDVSAKIFACLVVYLAAKMVISIKKNTGKTKPLTTQASVIGGVLIGMASSAAGIGGGGFIVPFLNSRGIDMKKSIGSSAFCGALLGLSGMLSFMVSGWGNPSMPDYSLGYIYLPAVLGITASSFFTSKLGATATSKLPVSTLKKGFALLLIAIAVDMFMK from the coding sequence ATGCTCACTTTTATCCTGCTTTGTTTGCTTGTCGGGGCTATCGTTGGTTTTCTTGCTGGATTATTTGGCATTGGCGGCGGATTGGTTATTGTGCCAACCTTGGTTTATTTATTGCCGATGATGGGTATTCCTGATCAGATGTTGATGTCCACAGCCTTAGGGACTTCATTTGCAACCATCGTGATTACCGGATTTTCTTCCGCACAGCGCCATCATAAACTGGGCAACATTGTGTGGAGTGCAGTGAAAGTACTCGCGCCGGTGATGATGATTACGGTATTTATCTCCGGTTTATTTATTGGCAAACTCGATCGTGATGTATCAGCCAAAATCTTTGCCTGTTTAGTCGTATATTTAGCGGCAAAAATGGTGATTTCTATTAAGAAAAACACAGGAAAGACTAAACCTTTAACAACACAAGCATCTGTTATTGGTGGTGTATTGATTGGTATGGCATCAAGTGCTGCAGGCATTGGCGGCGGTGGTTTTATCGTACCATTTTTAAACTCTCGCGGTATTGATATGAAAAAATCTATCGGTTCTTCTGCCTTCTGTGGTGCGCTTCTTGGTTTATCTGGCATGTTGAGCTTTATGGTGAGTGGGTGGGGTAACCCTTCCATGCCGGATTATTCCCTTGGTTATATTTATTTACCCGCAGTGCTCGGTATTACGGCCTCCTCATTTTTCACTTCTAAATTAGGGGCAACAGCGACCTCAAAACTCCCTGTATCAACCTTGAAAAAAGGCTTTGCCTTGCTATTAATTGCAATCGCAGTTGATATGTTTATGAAATAA
- the rhlB gene encoding ATP-dependent RNA helicase RhlB, with the protein MQENYLSQQRFADLPLHPIVQKALQDKGFEYCTPIQALSLPITLQGKDVAGQAQTGTGKTMAFLTATFHHLLTHQPDFATNQPRALILAPTRELAVQINNDAELLAKTSGLRTALAYGGDGYDKQLKAIEAGVDILIGTTGRVIDYVKQSIIRLDDIQVVVLDEADRMFDLGFIRDIRYLLRKCPSPQERLTMLFSATLSYKVRELAFEDMNSPEYIEIEPEQKTGHRIKEELFYPSNEDKIPLLLTLMEEEWPERCIVFANTKHKCEEIWGYLAADGHRVGLLTGDVAQKKRLSLLKQFTDGELDILVATDVAARGLHISDVTHVFNFDLPDDREDYVHRIGRTGRAGESGVSISFACEEYAMNLPAIEEYIGHSIPVSQYDPNSLISDIPKPYRLKRNPSPQMRNTTARKTNYRRKN; encoded by the coding sequence ATGCAAGAAAATTATTTAAGTCAGCAGCGATTTGCTGATCTTCCATTACATCCTATCGTACAAAAAGCCCTACAAGATAAGGGATTTGAATATTGCACCCCTATTCAAGCGTTATCATTACCTATCACATTACAAGGAAAAGATGTTGCAGGCCAAGCGCAAACCGGCACAGGTAAAACGATGGCATTTTTAACGGCAACATTTCATCACTTATTGACGCATCAACCTGATTTTGCGACCAATCAACCTCGCGCATTAATTCTTGCACCAACACGTGAACTGGCTGTGCAAATTAATAATGATGCAGAATTGTTAGCTAAAACAAGTGGATTACGAACCGCACTAGCTTATGGTGGCGATGGCTATGATAAACAACTTAAGGCTATTGAAGCCGGTGTGGATATTTTAATTGGTACAACTGGTCGTGTGATTGACTATGTGAAACAAAGCATTATTCGTTTAGATGACATTCAAGTTGTAGTACTAGATGAAGCGGATCGCATGTTTGATTTAGGTTTCATTCGTGATATTCGTTATTTATTACGCAAGTGTCCTTCTCCGCAAGAACGCCTCACCATGCTCTTTTCTGCTACGCTCTCTTACAAAGTGCGCGAACTTGCCTTTGAAGATATGAATTCCCCAGAATACATTGAAATTGAACCCGAACAAAAAACGGGGCATCGAATTAAAGAGGAACTCTTCTATCCGTCAAATGAAGACAAAATTCCCCTCTTACTGACGTTAATGGAAGAAGAATGGCCGGAGCGTTGTATTGTCTTTGCAAATACTAAACATAAATGTGAAGAAATTTGGGGCTATTTAGCGGCAGATGGCCATCGTGTGGGATTACTCACAGGGGATGTGGCACAGAAAAAACGTCTTTCATTGCTTAAACAATTTACAGACGGTGAGCTCGATATTCTCGTGGCAACTGATGTTGCTGCGCGTGGGTTACATATTTCAGACGTGACTCATGTTTTTAACTTTGATCTACCTGATGATCGAGAAGATTACGTTCACCGTATTGGTCGTACTGGTCGAGCGGGTGAAAGTGGTGTGTCTATCAGCTTTGCTTGTGAAGAATATGCGATGAATTTACCGGCAATTGAAGAATACATTGGTCATTCTATTCCCGTCAGTCAATATGATCCGAATTCATTGATTAGTGATATTCCCAAACCTTATCGTTTAAAACGCAATCCATCCCCTCAAATGCGAAATACTACAGCAAGAAAAACAAACTATCGTCGTAAAAACTAA
- a CDS encoding prepilin-type N-terminal cleavage/methylation domain-containing protein has protein sequence MKLTFSKPLHKGFTLIELMIVIIAILATIAIPSYQNYTKKAAISELLQASAPYKSDVELCVYSTNSPTNCSGGSNGIAADITTAKGYVKSITTKSGVITVTGNDTLDGISYSLTATGSTSSGVTWATACPSNADLFPAGFCSPTK, from the coding sequence ATGAAACTGACTTTTTCTAAACCTTTACATAAAGGTTTTACGTTAATTGAATTGATGATCGTGATTATTGCTATTCTCGCGACGATCGCTATTCCGTCTTATCAAAATTATACCAAAAAAGCAGCCATCTCAGAATTGTTGCAAGCTTCGGCACCTTATAAATCTGATGTAGAGTTATGCGTCTATAGCACCAATTCCCCAACAAACTGTTCTGGTGGTTCAAATGGTATTGCGGCAGACATCACTACCGCAAAAGGCTATGTTAAATCCATTACCACGAAATCGGGAGTGATTACGGTAACAGGAAATGACACATTGGATGGGATCAGTTATTCTTTAACGGCGACAGGCTCAACCTCATCAGGTGTCACTTGGGCAACCGCTTGTCCAAGCAATGCGGATTTATTCCCTGCGGGTTTCTGCTCTCCTACTAAATAG
- a CDS encoding GspE/PulE family protein, with product MAYQAIAKNGEICQISPQYWQQNQQQQALLLRYFALPLKEDEHHLWLAVDSLNNLAACETFAFLSGKLVEPILFETHQLKQLLQSLAPKANQIIEEQTTFYHHSEDENTANISNDDEPVIQLLNGIFETALQKNASDIHLETQPSGLLIRLRIDGVLQPQPIISKALANRVISRLKLLAKLDISETRLPQDGRFQFKTTFSDILDFRLSTLPTHWGEKAVLRLQQNKPVQLSFAELGMTKNQQRQFQHALSQPQGLILVTGPTGSGKSISLYTALQWLNTPDKHIMTAEDPVEIELEGIIQTQVNPQIGLDFSRLLRTFLRQDPDIIMLGEIRDEESALMALRAAQTGHLVLSTLHTNDALSAISRLQQLGIQSHEIENSLLLVIAQRLVRKRCLKCSQHFSESCDCHQGYQGRIGVYQFLQCENNCYQTDFDSLYQSALEKVKDNITDLDEIQRVLGKK from the coding sequence ATGGCCTATCAAGCAATCGCAAAAAATGGCGAGATTTGCCAAATCTCGCCACAATATTGGCAACAAAACCAACAGCAGCAAGCTTTACTGCTGCGTTACTTTGCGCTACCACTTAAAGAAGACGAGCACCATTTATGGCTTGCAGTGGATTCACTCAATAACCTTGCGGCTTGTGAAACCTTTGCTTTTTTAAGTGGAAAATTAGTTGAACCGATTTTATTTGAAACACATCAACTCAAACAACTTTTACAATCCCTTGCACCTAAAGCAAATCAAATAATAGAAGAGCAAACAACGTTTTATCATCATTCAGAAGACGAAAATACTGCCAATATATCTAATGACGATGAACCTGTTATTCAATTATTAAATGGTATTTTTGAAACAGCCCTGCAAAAAAATGCCTCCGATATTCATTTAGAAACGCAGCCAAGTGGGCTCTTAATTCGTTTACGTATTGATGGCGTACTACAACCACAGCCTATTATCAGTAAAGCACTCGCCAATCGTGTGATTTCTCGTTTAAAACTCTTAGCCAAATTGGATATCAGTGAAACTCGATTGCCACAAGATGGCCGCTTTCAATTCAAAACCACGTTTTCCGATATTTTAGATTTCCGCCTTTCTACCTTGCCTACTCATTGGGGAGAAAAAGCGGTATTACGATTACAACAAAATAAACCTGTTCAGTTAAGTTTTGCTGAACTTGGCATGACAAAAAACCAACAACGTCAATTTCAACATGCACTCAGCCAACCACAAGGTTTAATCCTCGTGACTGGACCAACGGGAAGCGGAAAAAGTATCTCGCTTTATACCGCACTTCAATGGCTCAATACGCCAGATAAACATATTATGACGGCAGAGGATCCCGTTGAAATTGAATTAGAAGGCATTATTCAAACTCAAGTGAATCCGCAAATTGGTTTAGATTTTAGCCGATTACTTCGTACATTTTTACGACAAGACCCTGACATTATTATGCTTGGTGAAATTCGAGATGAAGAAAGTGCATTAATGGCATTAAGAGCAGCTCAAACCGGCCATTTAGTGCTTTCGACCTTACATACCAACGATGCCCTCTCAGCCATTTCACGCTTGCAACAACTAGGCATTCAATCTCACGAAATTGAAAATAGCCTCTTATTAGTTATCGCACAGCGATTGGTGCGTAAACGTTGCTTAAAGTGCAGTCAACATTTTAGTGAGTCTTGCGATTGCCATCAGGGGTATCAAGGGCGTATTGGGGTGTATCAATTTTTACAATGTGAAAATAACTGTTACCAAACTGATTTCGATTCACTTTATCAAAGTGCATTAGAAAAAGTAAAAGATAACATCACCGATCTTGATGAAATTCAACGTGTGTTAGGTAAAAAATAG
- the yacG gene encoding DNA gyrase inhibitor YacG, producing the protein MSDEIFEVPCPTCQKPVPWTQESQFRPFCSKRCQLIDLGEWATEEKAIPSDTADFAMDPNLSDEWSIK; encoded by the coding sequence ATGTCTGATGAAATTTTTGAAGTCCCTTGCCCTACGTGCCAAAAGCCTGTACCTTGGACACAGGAAAGCCAATTTCGCCCTTTTTGTAGCAAACGTTGCCAACTCATTGATTTAGGGGAATGGGCTACAGAAGAAAAAGCTATTCCAAGTGACACAGCAGATTTTGCCATGGACCCCAATCTCAGTGATGAATGGAGTATCAAATGA
- the lgt gene encoding prolipoprotein diacylglyceryl transferase, producing the protein MNSEFLMLPHFDPTIFTFGDSNIGLRWYGLMYLLGFIFARWLAVRRANQPNSGWTVDQVDTLLFNGFMGVFLGGRIGDVFFYNFDHFVQDPLYLFRVWEGGMSFHGGLIGVIISMIWTSYSQKRSFWQTADFVAPLIPFGLGMGRIGNFINLELWGRETNVPWAMIFPNDPLLLPRHPSQLYEAFLEGFVLFTILNVFIKKPRPVGSVAGLFLVGYGIFRFIVEYVREPEVESFLGIMTRGQALCLPMIIGGGLIMAWAYNRAKSAVKK; encoded by the coding sequence ATGAATTCAGAATTTTTGATGCTTCCACATTTTGATCCGACTATTTTCACTTTTGGTGACAGCAATATAGGATTGCGTTGGTATGGTTTAATGTATTTATTAGGCTTTATCTTTGCTCGTTGGTTGGCCGTTCGCCGTGCTAATCAGCCAAACAGTGGTTGGACCGTCGATCAAGTGGATACGTTACTTTTTAATGGCTTTATGGGTGTATTCTTAGGTGGCCGCATTGGTGATGTATTCTTCTATAATTTCGATCATTTTGTGCAAGATCCACTGTATTTATTCCGTGTTTGGGAAGGGGGAATGTCATTCCATGGTGGATTAATTGGGGTGATTATCTCAATGATTTGGACCTCTTATTCTCAAAAAAGAAGCTTTTGGCAAACGGCAGATTTCGTGGCGCCCTTGATTCCATTTGGTTTAGGGATGGGACGAATTGGTAACTTTATTAATTTAGAACTTTGGGGACGAGAAACCAATGTACCTTGGGCCATGATTTTCCCAAATGATCCATTGTTATTACCACGCCATCCTTCACAGCTTTATGAAGCATTCTTAGAAGGTTTCGTACTGTTTACTATTCTGAATGTCTTTATTAAAAAGCCTCGCCCAGTAGGTTCAGTAGCAGGATTATTCCTGGTTGGTTACGGAATTTTCCGTTTTATCGTTGAATATGTCCGTGAGCCTGAAGTGGAATCTTTCTTAGGCATCATGACACGTGGCCAAGCTCTTTGCTTACCGATGATTATCGGTGGTGGATTAATTATGGCATGGGCATACAATCGTGCGAAAAGTGCGGTTAAAAAGTAA
- a CDS encoding type II secretion system F family protein, translating into MAKQKLFYFQAYDQRQQWQKGSLVAQSKQAAQFLLIAKGFSHIRLQQDWQLNQKPKNAEISALLNQLATLLSSAIPLKNALHILQDNCTQLGLHQWLSALIELIESGLPFSQSLEIQGKYLNFQEIQLIQVGEMTGKLAEVCTKIAERRTQSLTLQRKLQKIMLYPAMVLGISLSLTLILLLFVVPQFAEMYGENSAELPTLTAVLLAMSQFLQHHFVALMIACSFAIFMLKMALKHSLWLNQKKNALISRMPIWGNIICLSRLISFSHNLQLMLQSGVALTPALNSFLPKQQTWQTQRTLKGDILLQQEVRSILQWVSQGYPFSESVSSHLFPMEAQQMLQIGEKSGKLALMLQHIADNYQEKLNHQIDLLSQLLEPLMMLIIGSLIGIIMMGMYLPIFNMGSVIQ; encoded by the coding sequence ATGGCAAAGCAAAAACTCTTTTATTTCCAAGCCTATGATCAGCGACAACAATGGCAAAAAGGTAGCCTTGTTGCTCAATCTAAACAAGCCGCACAATTTCTGTTAATTGCAAAAGGTTTTAGTCACATTCGCTTGCAACAAGATTGGCAACTTAATCAGAAACCGAAAAATGCAGAAATCAGTGCTTTATTGAATCAACTGGCTACATTGCTCAGTTCTGCCATTCCATTAAAAAATGCATTACATATTTTGCAAGACAACTGCACGCAATTGGGATTACATCAGTGGCTTAGCGCCTTAATTGAGTTAATTGAAAGTGGTCTTCCGTTTTCACAAAGCTTGGAAATACAAGGAAAGTATTTAAACTTTCAAGAGATTCAACTTATTCAAGTGGGAGAAATGACCGGAAAACTGGCAGAGGTATGCACTAAAATTGCAGAACGTCGAACGCAATCATTAACGCTTCAACGCAAATTGCAAAAAATTATGCTTTATCCTGCCATGGTATTAGGTATTTCGCTTTCACTTACGTTGATTTTATTACTCTTCGTTGTACCTCAATTTGCTGAAATGTATGGTGAAAATTCCGCTGAATTGCCTACATTAACTGCCGTATTATTAGCTATGTCTCAATTCCTACAACATCATTTTGTTGCGTTAATGATTGCCTGCTCTTTCGCTATTTTTATGTTGAAGATGGCATTAAAACATTCCCTTTGGCTAAATCAAAAAAAGAATGCACTAATTAGCCGCATGCCAATTTGGGGCAATATCATTTGCCTTTCTCGCCTAATCAGTTTTAGCCATAACCTCCAATTAATGCTTCAATCCGGAGTGGCATTAACGCCAGCCTTAAATAGCTTCCTCCCCAAACAACAAACCTGGCAAACACAACGTACCTTAAAAGGTGATATTCTGCTACAACAAGAAGTGCGGTCAATTTTACAGTGGGTTTCGCAAGGTTATCCATTTTCAGAAAGTGTCAGTAGTCATCTTTTCCCAATGGAAGCACAACAAATGCTACAGATTGGAGAAAAAAGTGGAAAACTCGCATTGATGTTGCAACATATTGCCGATAACTATCAAGAAAAACTCAATCATCAAATTGATTTACTTTCCCAACTTTTAGAGCCTTTAATGATGCTCATCATTGGTAGTTTAATTGGTATCATAATGATGGGCATGTATCTGCCGATTTTTAATATGGGATCCGTAATCCAATGA
- the ung gene encoding uracil-DNA glycosylase, whose protein sequence is MKTWTDVIGQEKEKPYFKHILQQVHQKRLAGKTIYPPQDEVFNAFKYTAFDEVKVVILGQDPYHGPNQAHGLAFSVKPEVAIPPSLLNMYKELANDIPGFQMPNHGYLVKWAEQGVLLLNTVLTVERGMAHSHAKFGWEIFTDQVIAALNEHREKIVFLLWGSHAQKKGQFIDRNRHYVLTAPHPSPLSAHRGFLGCHHFSKTNEYLKQHGLTEIDWQV, encoded by the coding sequence ATGAAAACTTGGACAGATGTTATCGGTCAAGAGAAAGAAAAACCTTACTTTAAACACATTCTACAACAAGTGCATCAAAAGCGACTTGCCGGAAAAACGATTTACCCACCGCAAGATGAAGTATTTAATGCCTTTAAATATACGGCATTTGATGAGGTGAAAGTCGTCATTTTAGGACAGGATCCCTACCATGGCCCAAATCAAGCACACGGTTTAGCTTTTTCGGTAAAACCCGAAGTCGCTATTCCCCCTTCTTTACTGAATATGTATAAAGAATTAGCTAACGATATTCCTGGTTTTCAAATGCCAAATCATGGTTACTTGGTGAAATGGGCGGAGCAAGGTGTGCTGTTGCTTAACACTGTGCTAACTGTAGAGCGCGGTATGGCACATTCACACGCTAAATTTGGTTGGGAAATCTTCACCGACCAAGTAATTGCAGCACTCAATGAGCATCGTGAAAAAATAGTATTTTTACTTTGGGGAAGCCATGCGCAGAAAAAAGGGCAATTTATTGATCGCAATCGTCATTATGTTTTAACTGCCCCGCACCCCTCTCCACTTTCTGCACATCGTGGTTTTCTCGGATGTCATCACTTTTCTAAAACCAACGAATACTTAAAACAACATGGTTTAACTGAAATTGATTGGCAGGTTTAA
- the ampD gene encoding 1,6-anhydro-N-acetylmuramyl-L-alanine amidase AmpD gives MNKIKNGWLSQTRKVISPHFDERPDVEDISLLVIHYISLPPEEFGGGYVDDFFQGKLDPTIHPYFEEIYQFRVSAHCLIERNGKVTQYVSFDDRAWHAGLSCFEGRNKCNDFAIGIELEGSNEQPFTAEQYQMLAALTRDIMQAYPKITLDRIVGHCDISPGRKIDPGQYFEWEHYLALVKKELDKK, from the coding sequence ATGAATAAGATAAAAAATGGCTGGTTAAGCCAGACAAGAAAAGTGATTTCACCACATTTTGATGAACGTCCTGATGTAGAAGATATTTCATTACTCGTCATTCATTACATCAGTTTGCCGCCAGAAGAGTTTGGTGGGGGATATGTAGATGATTTCTTCCAAGGAAAACTCGATCCAACCATCCATCCCTATTTTGAAGAAATTTATCAATTTCGTGTGTCAGCCCATTGCTTAATTGAACGCAATGGTAAGGTAACACAATATGTCAGTTTTGATGACAGGGCATGGCATGCAGGACTCTCTTGCTTTGAAGGACGCAATAAATGTAATGATTTTGCGATTGGGATTGAGTTAGAGGGCAGTAATGAACAACCTTTTACAGCGGAACAATACCAGATGCTTGCTGCATTAACACGAGATATCATGCAAGCTTATCCGAAAATAACGCTCGATCGTATTGTTGGGCATTGCGATATTTCGCCTGGTCGTAAGATCGATCCAGGTCAATATTTTGAGTGGGAACACTATTTAGCATTAGTCAAAAAAGAATTGGATAAAAAATAA
- the coaE gene encoding dephospho-CoA kinase (Dephospho-CoA kinase (CoaE) performs the final step in coenzyme A biosynthesis.), which produces MTYIVGLTGGIGSGKSTIANLFVELDVPIVDADMVAREVIEKGSPLLAQIAEHFGKSILTEEGELNRAELRKKVFADENEKNWLNHLLHPAIRERMLSQLNSQTAPYTLFVVPLLIENKLTTLCDRILVVDVKPETQLARASSRDHNNIQQIQAIMNAQVSREERLKWADDIISNDAKLPENLPHLKQKVLELHQFYLSESRKKNV; this is translated from the coding sequence ATGACTTATATTGTAGGCCTCACTGGCGGCATCGGTAGTGGAAAAAGCACAATTGCAAATCTCTTTGTTGAACTTGATGTACCCATTGTTGATGCCGATATGGTGGCAAGAGAAGTGATTGAAAAAGGCTCGCCGCTACTTGCTCAAATTGCTGAGCACTTTGGTAAATCGATTTTGACTGAAGAAGGCGAATTAAATCGGGCCGAGCTACGAAAAAAAGTATTTGCAGACGAAAATGAGAAAAACTGGCTCAATCATTTATTACATCCAGCTATTCGCGAAAGAATGTTGTCACAGTTAAACAGTCAGACCGCTCCTTATACCTTGTTTGTCGTTCCACTGCTTATTGAAAACAAGCTCACCACGCTTTGCGACCGCATACTTGTTGTCGATGTTAAACCTGAAACTCAGCTGGCTCGTGCGTCATCGAGAGATCATAATAATATTCAGCAAATTCAAGCTATTATGAATGCACAAGTCAGCCGTGAAGAACGATTAAAATGGGCGGATGATATTATTTCAAATGATGCAAAATTACCTGAAAACTTACCGCACTTAAAACAAAAAGTGCTAGAATTACACCAATTTTATTTAAGTGAATCGAGAAAGAAAAATGTCTGA
- a CDS encoding thymidylate synthase gives MKQYLALCRRIVNEGEWVANERTGKRCLTVINADLEYDVANNQFPLITTRKSYWKAAIAEFLGYIRGYDNAADFRKLGTKTWDANANENAAWLANPHRKGTDDMGRVYGVQGRAWRKPNGETIDQLRKIVNNLSRGIDDRGEILTFFNPGEFDLGCLRPCMHTHTFSLVGDTLHLTSYQRSCDVPLGLNFNQIQVFTFLALIAQITGNKPGKAYHKIVNAHIYEDQLELMRDVQLKREPFPSPQLEINPDIKTLEDLETWVTMDDFKVVGYQSHEPIKYPFSV, from the coding sequence ATGAAACAATATTTAGCTCTTTGCCGACGCATTGTAAATGAAGGTGAGTGGGTTGCTAACGAGCGTACTGGCAAGCGTTGCCTTACGGTGATTAATGCAGATTTAGAATATGATGTTGCCAATAATCAATTTCCCTTAATTACAACACGTAAAAGCTATTGGAAAGCGGCAATTGCGGAGTTTTTAGGTTATATCCGTGGTTATGATAATGCGGCAGATTTCCGCAAGCTTGGCACCAAAACATGGGATGCCAATGCCAATGAAAATGCCGCTTGGCTTGCCAATCCACATCGTAAAGGCACCGATGATATGGGGCGCGTTTATGGTGTGCAAGGCAGAGCATGGCGTAAACCGAATGGCGAAACCATCGATCAACTTCGTAAAATTGTGAACAATTTAAGTCGAGGCATTGATGATCGCGGTGAAATCCTGACGTTCTTCAATCCTGGCGAATTTGACCTAGGTTGTTTGCGTCCTTGCATGCATACACATACTTTCTCTTTAGTTGGCGATACATTGCACTTAACGAGCTACCAACGCTCTTGTGATGTGCCACTTGGCTTAAACTTCAATCAAATTCAGGTCTTTACTTTCCTTGCTTTGATAGCGCAAATTACTGGCAATAAACCGGGTAAGGCATATCATAAAATTGTAAATGCGCATATTTATGAAGACCAACTTGAGTTAATGCGTGATGTGCAATTAAAACGTGAACCATTCCCTTCACCACAATTAGAAATTAATCCTGATATTAAAACCCTTGAAGATCTTGAAACTTGGGTAACGATGGATGATTTCAAGGTGGTGGGGTATCAATCTCACGAACCGATCAAGTATCCTTTCTCAGTTTAG